One stretch of Bordetella avium DNA includes these proteins:
- the fliN gene encoding flagellar motor switch protein FliN yields the protein MTDTNERPDQPGASAADDWADALAEQSRSVPPTQADGLRGQDDWASAMAEQSAAAPQPATPAPAVQSAAQTVFKPLTGKDNAAGADIDLVMDVPVQLTVELGRTRLTIKNLLQLGQGSVVELDGLAGEPMDIFVNGYLIAQGEVVVVEEKYGIRLTDIITPSERINRLNNRR from the coding sequence ATGACTGACACGAACGAGCGGCCCGACCAGCCGGGCGCCAGCGCCGCCGACGACTGGGCCGATGCGCTCGCAGAACAATCACGTAGCGTTCCCCCGACCCAGGCCGACGGTCTGCGCGGGCAGGACGATTGGGCAAGCGCCATGGCTGAGCAAAGCGCCGCGGCCCCCCAGCCCGCCACACCGGCGCCCGCGGTGCAATCCGCCGCGCAAACCGTATTCAAGCCGCTGACCGGCAAGGACAACGCCGCTGGCGCAGACATCGACCTCGTCATGGACGTGCCGGTCCAACTGACAGTGGAATTGGGCCGCACGCGTCTGACCATCAAGAATCTGTTGCAACTAGGCCAAGGCTCGGTCGTCGAACTGGACGGCCTCGCCGGCGAGCCGATGGACATCTTCGTCAATGGCTATCTGATCGCTCAGGGTGAAGTAGTAGTGGTGGAAGAGAAATACGGCATCCGCTTGACTGACATCATCACTCCGTCAGAGCGCATCAACCGTCTCAACAATCGCCGCTGA
- the fliO gene encoding flagellar biosynthetic protein FliO, with translation MNDASLLRVVIGLMLVLAAILAAGWLARRAGLGQRGAGTLLRQVAAHPLGPRQSVVIIEVENTWLVLGVSPGQITTLHTLPAGQTPQVEPVNFAHKLGQALKRH, from the coding sequence ATGAACGACGCCAGTCTCCTGCGCGTGGTGATAGGCCTGATGCTAGTCCTGGCGGCCATTCTGGCCGCCGGCTGGCTCGCGCGCCGCGCCGGCCTAGGCCAGCGCGGCGCAGGGACGCTGCTGCGTCAAGTGGCCGCGCACCCCCTGGGACCGCGCCAAAGCGTCGTTATCATCGAAGTCGAGAATACCTGGCTGGTGCTGGGCGTCAGCCCTGGACAGATCACCACGCTGCACACCCTGCCGGCCGGACAAACACCCCAGGTCGAGCCGGTCAACTTTGCGCATAAACTCGGCCAGGCGCTAAAGCGCCACTGA
- the fliP gene encoding flagellar type III secretion system pore protein FliP (The bacterial flagellar biogenesis protein FliP forms a type III secretion system (T3SS)-type pore required for flagellar assembly.), whose translation MKPTLSRTLPLLGLATLVSLAVMPSGAIAQATLPALTTTPGVNGSQTYSLSMQTLLLMTSLSFLPAALLMMTGFTRIIIVLGLLRSAMGTAMSPPNHVLVGIALFLTFYTMSPVFDKIYTEAYQPLSAGSIPFETALERAGAPLHTFMLHQTRENDLALFANLANIPKIEDPSKVPMRILIPAFITSELKTAFQIGFTIFIPFLIIDLVVASVLMALGMMMVPPVTVSLPFKLMLFVLADGWNLLLGSLAKSFYQ comes from the coding sequence ATGAAGCCCACCCTAAGTCGAACCCTGCCTCTCCTGGGGCTCGCGACCCTTGTCTCGTTGGCGGTAATGCCCAGCGGAGCCATCGCCCAGGCCACCCTGCCCGCCTTGACCACCACGCCTGGCGTGAACGGTTCACAGACGTATTCGCTCAGCATGCAAACCCTGCTGCTGATGACCTCGCTGTCCTTCCTGCCGGCGGCCCTTTTGATGATGACGGGCTTCACGCGCATCATTATCGTGCTGGGCCTGTTGCGCAGCGCGATGGGGACGGCCATGTCGCCGCCTAACCATGTACTGGTAGGCATTGCCCTATTCCTGACCTTCTACACGATGTCCCCGGTGTTTGACAAAATCTACACCGAGGCCTATCAGCCGCTGAGCGCGGGCAGCATACCGTTCGAAACCGCGCTCGAGCGCGCCGGTGCGCCATTACACACTTTTATGCTGCACCAGACGCGCGAAAACGATTTGGCGCTATTCGCCAATCTGGCCAATATACCCAAGATCGAAGACCCGTCGAAAGTGCCGATGCGGATTTTGATCCCGGCCTTCATCACCAGCGAACTGAAGACCGCTTTTCAGATCGGCTTCACCATATTCATCCCCTTTCTCATCATCGATCTGGTCGTCGCCAGTGTGCTGATGGCGCTGGGTATGATGATGGTGCCGCCCGTCACCGTGTCCTTGCCCTTCAAGCTCATGCTTTTTGTGCTGGCCGACGGATGGAATCTATTGCTCGGCTCGCTGGCCAAGAGCTTCTACCAATAA
- the fliQ gene encoding flagellar biosynthesis protein FliQ, translated as MTAEAVMTMAYQAMKIALVLAGPLLLVTLVVGLVISVFQAATQINEMTLSFIPKLLAMCGVLVLLGPWLIELLVDYIRQLISNIPMLVS; from the coding sequence ATGACCGCAGAAGCCGTCATGACCATGGCCTACCAAGCCATGAAAATCGCGCTGGTCCTGGCCGGCCCCCTATTGCTGGTGACGCTGGTCGTGGGTCTGGTCATCAGTGTCTTTCAGGCGGCCACGCAGATCAATGAAATGACCCTGTCCTTCATCCCCAAGCTGCTTGCCATGTGCGGTGTGCTGGTGCTGCTCGGACCCTGGTTGATCGAGTTGCTGGTGGATTACATCCGGCAGTTGATCAGCAACATACCCATGCTGGTTTCCTAA
- the fliR gene encoding flagellar biosynthetic protein FliR gives MFSFTIEQLNGWMGQFLWPFIRILALVGSAPLFSESTIPVKVKIGLAFMLAAAIAPGLPPMPSVSPSSYEGLLLLAQQVLIGVALGFTMRVVFSAVQTAGEYIGLQMGLSFASFFDPGTGANTAVLSRFMNILAMLIFLALDGHLLMLAALVRSFDILPLTPAVLDRNGLGVLVQWGGTVFISGLLLALPLVCALLTINLAMGILNRAAPQLTVFAVGFPIMLTIGLLVLSVVLPHSGPFLEQLFERGLQTMSDVAQGFAGQRP, from the coding sequence GTGTTCAGCTTCACCATTGAACAGCTCAATGGCTGGATGGGGCAGTTCCTCTGGCCGTTCATACGCATTCTGGCTCTGGTGGGTTCGGCCCCGCTGTTCTCCGAGTCCACCATCCCTGTCAAGGTCAAGATAGGCCTGGCTTTCATGCTGGCTGCAGCGATTGCGCCCGGCCTGCCGCCCATGCCGAGCGTTTCTCCCAGCAGCTACGAAGGCCTGCTGCTGCTGGCGCAACAGGTGCTGATCGGTGTGGCCCTGGGCTTTACGATGCGCGTGGTGTTTTCCGCGGTGCAAACCGCGGGCGAGTACATCGGCCTGCAAATGGGTCTGTCTTTCGCCTCCTTTTTCGATCCCGGCACGGGCGCCAACACGGCGGTGCTATCGCGCTTCATGAATATTCTGGCAATGCTGATCTTCCTCGCGCTCGATGGCCATCTGCTCATGTTGGCGGCGCTGGTGCGCAGCTTCGACATTCTGCCGCTGACGCCAGCCGTACTGGACCGCAATGGCCTGGGCGTCCTGGTGCAATGGGGAGGCACGGTATTCATTTCGGGTCTGCTGCTGGCCTTGCCCCTGGTATGCGCCCTGCTGACCATCAACCTGGCCATGGGCATCCTCAATCGCGCTGCGCCGCAGTTGACCGTGTTCGCCGTGGGTTTTCCCATCATGCTGACGATAGGCCTGCTAGTGCTGTCGGTGGTGCTGCCGCACTCCGGCCCATTCCTGGAACAGCTATTCGAACGCGGCTTACAGACCATGAGCGATGTAGCCCAAGGGTTTGCCGGCCAACGGCCTTAA
- a CDS encoding methyl-accepting chemotaxis protein produces MRVNLPISDVELRLREDQYLISRTDVKGRIIYANPAFVEVSGFEREELLGKAHNIVRHPDMPPQAYEDLWRTLEAGKSWLGVVKNRRKDGGYYWVLANATPIFEDVEVVAYSSVRVCPTDEQIAEAEERYAELREGRARGWRIQGGQIVPTGWRAVLHTLAYPLRRGASPQMLRTALLSSALFGGLAAWVLASQWASLSRLHAGLGVTGAVLGVLAICCAQWRASRNVLIPMREAADMARQVAAGNLTSQIFADTKDEVGNLAFSLDVMRKSLVGIACDVYEGIAGTTRAAVGISQGNQELARRTGDQSASLQNTATSMQELTSTVRQNADNARQANALAASSMDVARRGGQAVGQVVHTMHNISDSSRRIADIVSIIEGIAFQTNILALNAAVEAARAGESGKGFAVVAGEVRSLAQKSAQAAREIKGLIEESVQRVTAGSAQAEQAGDTMNEIVDAVRRVTDIIGEISVASQQQASGIEQVEQAVAQMDSMTEQNSGLVQQLGTAVAQLGGQSVALRETIQVFRLSRGQGHLALRAEDR; encoded by the coding sequence GTGCGCGTCAACCTTCCTATTTCTGATGTCGAGCTCCGGCTGCGCGAAGATCAATATCTGATCTCACGCACAGACGTGAAGGGTCGCATCATTTACGCCAACCCGGCCTTTGTCGAGGTGAGCGGCTTTGAGCGCGAAGAGTTGCTGGGTAAGGCCCACAATATCGTCCGTCACCCCGATATGCCGCCGCAGGCCTATGAAGACCTCTGGCGTACGCTGGAGGCGGGTAAGTCTTGGCTGGGCGTAGTCAAGAACCGGCGCAAGGATGGTGGCTATTACTGGGTGCTGGCCAATGCCACGCCTATCTTCGAGGATGTAGAGGTGGTTGCCTATTCGTCGGTACGGGTGTGCCCCACGGACGAGCAGATCGCCGAGGCCGAGGAGCGCTACGCCGAATTGCGAGAAGGACGCGCGCGAGGTTGGCGTATCCAGGGTGGCCAGATTGTGCCCACGGGCTGGCGTGCGGTGCTGCACACACTGGCCTACCCCCTGCGTCGAGGCGCTTCACCCCAAATGCTGCGCACCGCCTTGTTATCCAGCGCGCTTTTCGGCGGACTGGCCGCTTGGGTCCTGGCGTCGCAATGGGCATCGCTGAGCAGGCTTCACGCGGGTCTGGGGGTGACAGGGGCGGTGTTGGGCGTGTTGGCAATCTGCTGTGCCCAATGGCGGGCGTCACGCAATGTGCTCATCCCCATGCGCGAAGCGGCCGATATGGCTCGGCAGGTGGCGGCAGGTAATCTGACTAGCCAGATTTTCGCGGACACCAAGGACGAGGTGGGCAATCTGGCTTTTTCGCTGGATGTCATGCGTAAAAGTCTGGTGGGTATTGCCTGTGATGTCTACGAGGGCATTGCAGGCACGACCCGGGCGGCCGTGGGAATCTCGCAAGGTAATCAGGAGCTTGCTCGCCGCACGGGTGACCAGAGCGCATCGTTGCAAAACACCGCGACCAGTATGCAGGAACTGACATCGACCGTGCGTCAGAACGCGGACAACGCGCGTCAGGCCAATGCCCTGGCGGCCAGCAGCATGGATGTGGCACGGCGGGGTGGCCAAGCCGTGGGTCAGGTTGTGCATACCATGCACAATATCTCCGACAGCTCGCGCCGCATTGCCGACATCGTTAGCATTATTGAAGGCATTGCCTTCCAGACCAATATTCTGGCCTTGAACGCGGCCGTTGAAGCGGCCAGGGCAGGCGAATCGGGCAAGGGCTTCGCCGTGGTCGCGGGCGAGGTGCGCAGCCTGGCGCAAAAGAGCGCGCAGGCCGCACGCGAGATCAAGGGTTTGATCGAGGAATCTGTCCAGCGCGTCACCGCAGGCTCGGCTCAGGCGGAACAGGCCGGCGACACCATGAATGAAATTGTGGATGCCGTGCGCCGCGTGACGGACATTATTGGCGAGATTTCCGTGGCCTCGCAGCAGCAGGCCAGCGGCATCGAGCAGGTTGAGCAGGCCGTCGCGCAGATGGACAGCATGACCGAACAGAATAGCGGCCTGGTCCAGCAATTGGGCACGGCGGTCGCGCAATTGGGCGGCCAGTCCGTCGCCTTGCGCGAGACCATTCAGGTGTTTCGTTTGAGCCGTGGTCAGGGGCATCTGGCGCTGCGCGCAGAAGACCGCTAA
- a CDS encoding methyl-accepting chemotaxis protein, whose protein sequence is METSFESGAKPIKTKKRGRASKQKQKRSFSLRNAHVGTLLVCLLFFFVLLIAALGGLSAYFLQQNYKAIEQINDLTDRAKQVEIINSDMLRARVGLMVAARHLQESGWGNGSSSGQEAVQALKAATELLTGVRSRFGEFQKNMLDDDEGRQLSMNLVRRYRSYIDDGVDTMVEALRSEDFSTFYMVNNEYGTPRSASFIDAINAFSKYISVQQQETVDYAHQSFERAIVAVVAAVVLALLLMGVSRLVFGRLVVRPLLEAGAHFDKIATGDLTLRVEARSDNEIGQLFAALKRMQESLTRTVSTVRRGVDEINVGAGEISAGNTDLSSRTEEQAASLEETAASMEELASTVKQNADNARQANQLAASASDVAERGGSAVSEVVQTMQGISASSRKISEIVSVIDGIAFQTNILALNAAVEAARAGEQGKGFAVVAGEVRSLAQRSAQAAKEIKGLIEDSVGKVTAGSQQVERAGATMQEIVASVKRVTDIMGEISAASDEQSSGIEQVNRAVTQMDEVTQQNAALVEESAAAAASLQEQAQRLAEAVAVFKINAGEVIDVAAPSLSASYQAPRVARA, encoded by the coding sequence ATGGAAACGAGTTTCGAATCCGGAGCCAAGCCAATCAAGACAAAGAAGCGTGGCCGGGCTTCCAAACAGAAGCAAAAACGTTCATTTTCCTTGCGTAATGCGCATGTCGGCACCTTGCTGGTTTGTCTGTTGTTTTTTTTCGTCTTGCTGATTGCGGCGCTAGGCGGTTTATCGGCATATTTTTTGCAGCAGAACTATAAGGCAATCGAGCAGATCAATGATCTGACTGATCGCGCCAAACAGGTCGAGATTATCAATAGCGATATGCTGCGCGCGCGCGTGGGGTTGATGGTGGCCGCCCGGCATTTGCAGGAATCGGGCTGGGGCAATGGCAGCAGCTCCGGACAGGAGGCAGTTCAGGCGCTCAAGGCGGCGACCGAATTGCTTACCGGGGTGCGCAGCCGCTTCGGCGAGTTCCAGAAAAACATGCTGGACGACGATGAGGGCCGGCAACTGTCCATGAACCTCGTGCGCCGTTACCGCTCTTACATCGATGATGGTGTCGACACCATGGTGGAGGCCTTGCGCAGCGAGGACTTTTCCACCTTCTACATGGTCAATAACGAGTATGGCACGCCGCGCAGCGCCTCTTTCATTGATGCCATCAATGCCTTCTCCAAATATATTTCGGTCCAGCAGCAGGAAACCGTTGATTATGCGCATCAAAGCTTTGAGCGCGCCATCGTGGCCGTTGTGGCGGCAGTGGTGTTGGCGCTGTTGCTAATGGGGGTTTCGCGCCTCGTTTTCGGTCGTCTTGTGGTGCGTCCTCTGCTCGAAGCGGGCGCGCACTTTGACAAGATTGCGACGGGGGATCTGACGTTACGGGTGGAGGCGCGCAGCGATAACGAGATTGGTCAGTTGTTCGCGGCGCTCAAGCGCATGCAGGAGAGCCTGACGCGCACGGTGTCGACGGTGCGCCGAGGGGTGGACGAGATCAACGTCGGCGCGGGCGAGATATCGGCGGGCAACACGGATTTGTCGAGCCGCACGGAAGAGCAGGCGGCGTCGTTGGAAGAGACGGCGGCGTCGATGGAAGAGCTGGCTTCGACGGTCAAGCAGAACGCGGACAATGCGCGTCAGGCGAATCAACTGGCGGCGAGCGCGTCGGATGTGGCCGAGCGTGGTGGTTCGGCGGTGTCGGAGGTGGTGCAGACGATGCAGGGGATATCGGCGAGTTCGCGCAAGATATCCGAGATTGTGTCGGTGATTGACGGGATTGCTTTCCAGACGAATATTTTGGCCTTGAATGCGGCGGTGGAAGCGGCGCGCGCGGGGGAGCAGGGCAAGGGTTTCGCGGTGGTGGCGGGTGAAGTGCGTTCGCTGGCGCAGCGCAGCGCCCAGGCGGCCAAGGAGATCAAGGGCTTGATCGAGGATTCTGTTGGTAAGGTGACGGCGGGTTCGCAGCAGGTGGAGCGAGCGGGCGCGACGATGCAGGAGATTGTGGCGTCGGTCAAGCGAGTGACGGACATTATGGGCGAGATCTCGGCGGCCTCGGACGAGCAATCCAGCGGTATCGAGCAGGTCAACCGTGCGGTGACGCAGATGGACGAGGTGACGCAGCAGAATGCGGCGCTGGTCGAAGAGTCGGCGGCGGCGGCGGCTTCGCTGCAAGAGCAGGCCCAGCGTTTGGCCGAAGCGGTCGCCGTGTTCAAGATCAATGCGGGTGAGGTCATCGACGTGGCGGCCCCATCCCTAAGCGCTTCATACCAGGCGCCGCGCGTCGCTCGGGCCTGA
- a CDS encoding methyl-accepting chemotaxis protein, with protein MLVNLRIRTGLLLALFVLALMGALSIALGWNAAQQADRALDRLDSLSVQQNVLIKDAYSQMLRATVRADVAASELARGDSKAAEQHITLLRGLQVDAARKIQAFQDIPKLNDEGRVMQAELVGAFKAFEKALNETLAALGRGDTAAYLDIKNQRSATASAAFAAKQQEFSQHIEHMSAQTLADFRLTSRNMTWIYALMGVLTLIILGGAFVYLTRTIVKPLRRLDEQFARIANGDLSSRVEARSTNEIGQLFTAVKRMQESLTLTVSTVRRGVDEINVAASEIAAGNTDLSSRTEQQAASLEETAASMEQLASTVKQNADNARQANHLASSASDVAERGGAVVTEVVETMEGISASSRQIAEIVSVIDSIAFQTNILALNAAVEAARAGEQGKGFAVVAAEVRTLAQRSAQAAKEIKTLIDDSVGKVAAGSQQVGRAGATMQEIVASVKRVTDIMGEISAASQEQSSGIEQVNQAVSQMDEATQQNAALVEQAAAAAGSLQDQAQQLAHAVAMFKLSAGHSDASPQDLSTRARPVLTPVAEAQRLAPARLAPSAASPRRRSRAAPQPATGSTADEDWQSF; from the coding sequence ATGTTAGTAAATCTGAGAATTCGTACGGGGCTGTTGCTGGCCTTATTCGTCCTGGCCCTGATGGGCGCTCTGTCGATTGCGCTGGGCTGGAATGCCGCCCAACAGGCCGATCGGGCCCTGGACAGACTGGATAGCTTAAGTGTCCAACAGAATGTATTGATCAAGGACGCTTACAGCCAGATGCTGCGCGCGACCGTGCGCGCCGACGTGGCGGCAAGCGAACTCGCCAGGGGAGACAGCAAGGCCGCCGAGCAACACATCACCTTGCTGCGTGGGCTCCAGGTGGATGCCGCGCGCAAGATTCAAGCCTTCCAGGATATTCCCAAGCTCAATGACGAAGGCCGGGTCATGCAGGCCGAGCTCGTCGGCGCTTTCAAAGCCTTTGAAAAGGCCCTGAACGAAACGCTTGCGGCCCTGGGGCGGGGAGATACTGCAGCCTATCTGGACATCAAAAATCAGCGCTCGGCTACGGCTAGCGCCGCCTTTGCTGCCAAGCAACAGGAGTTTTCCCAGCACATCGAGCACATGAGCGCGCAGACGCTGGCCGATTTCCGTCTCACCTCGCGCAACATGACTTGGATCTACGCCCTGATGGGCGTGTTGACGCTGATTATTCTGGGTGGCGCCTTCGTTTATCTGACGCGTACCATCGTCAAGCCTCTGCGCCGCCTGGACGAACAATTCGCGCGCATCGCCAATGGCGACCTGAGTTCGCGCGTGGAGGCGCGCAGCACGAATGAGATCGGTCAGTTGTTTACGGCGGTCAAGCGCATGCAGGAAAGCCTGACTCTCACGGTATCGACCGTGCGCCGGGGGGTCGATGAAATCAACGTAGCCGCTAGCGAAATTGCCGCTGGCAATACCGATTTGTCCAGCCGCACCGAGCAGCAGGCCGCCTCGCTGGAGGAAACGGCGGCGTCGATGGAACAACTGGCTTCTACCGTAAAGCAGAACGCCGATAACGCGCGTCAGGCCAACCACCTGGCCTCGAGTGCCTCGGACGTGGCCGAGCGCGGCGGTGCCGTGGTCACCGAGGTCGTTGAGACCATGGAAGGTATTTCTGCCAGCTCGCGCCAAATCGCCGAGATTGTGTCGGTGATCGATAGCATCGCCTTTCAGACGAATATTCTGGCCTTGAATGCCGCAGTCGAGGCAGCTCGGGCCGGCGAGCAGGGCAAGGGTTTTGCCGTCGTGGCCGCCGAGGTTCGGACGCTGGCGCAGCGCAGTGCGCAGGCGGCCAAGGAAATTAAAACGCTGATCGACGATTCGGTCGGCAAGGTGGCGGCAGGATCGCAGCAGGTCGGGCGCGCGGGCGCGACCATGCAGGAGATCGTGGCCTCGGTTAAGCGCGTGACAGACATCATGGGCGAAATCTCCGCCGCCTCGCAGGAGCAGTCCAGCGGTATCGAGCAGGTCAATCAGGCGGTGTCGCAGATGGACGAAGCCACTCAGCAAAACGCTGCGCTGGTTGAGCAGGCAGCGGCCGCAGCCGGCTCCTTGCAGGATCAAGCGCAACAACTTGCGCATGCGGTTGCGATGTTCAAGCTTAGCGCAGGACATAGCGACGCTTCGCCACAAGACCTGAGCACGCGGGCCAGGCCGGTGTTGACGCCGGTGGCGGAGGCGCAGCGCCTAGCTCCTGCCAGGCTGGCGCCATCCGCAGCCAGCCCGCGCCGCCGCTCAAGGGCTGCACCTCAGCCTGCAACAGGCAGCACGGCGGACGAGGATTGGCAATCGTTTTAA
- a CDS encoding methyl-accepting chemotaxis protein, whose translation MFSNLKVRTCMAIVLGLFFVAMLASTVMSWFALQSSNQRLEQVNDIFSDQVMTSYAGYTQALRARIQLSNAIAELQDGRLRQSEEQAKQGLLSLNEAVKRFEAFSKVVKTPDVQEKVAPMEAAFKIYVEALRRAHDAVERQSIPDFTQIIKVSSAQNAEFNTTMQAYLTYIDAVTDVYVDEAQAAYDQSKIVALLMSALAVLLVVGGGVFLSRSVLRPLKEAGAHFDKIATGDLTLRVEARSDNEIGQLFAALKRMQESLTRTVSTVRRGVDEINVGASEISAGNTDLSSRTEEQAASLEETAASMEELASTVKQNADNARQANQLAASASDVAERGGSAVSEVVQTMQGISASSRKISEIVSVIDGIAFQTNILALNAAVEAARAGEQGKGFAVVAGEVRSLAQRSAQAAKEIKGLIEDSVGKVTAGSQQVERAGATMQEIVASVKRVTDIMGEISAASDEQSSGIEQVNRAVTQMDEVTQQNAALVEESAAAAVSLQEQAQRLAEAVAVFKVNAGEVIDMPARQIARQNPAPRVQAPEAPAAESAAAPRLRAVAKPAAEGASARRAARRTAPLSPAASSPASGQNTEQVRPGPARKPADDDWESF comes from the coding sequence ATGTTTTCGAATTTGAAAGTCCGTACCTGCATGGCCATCGTGCTGGGACTGTTCTTTGTGGCGATGCTCGCCTCGACCGTCATGAGCTGGTTCGCGCTGCAATCGAGCAATCAACGCCTGGAGCAAGTCAACGATATCTTCTCGGATCAGGTTATGACGAGCTATGCGGGCTATACCCAGGCTTTACGCGCCCGCATCCAGCTGAGTAACGCCATCGCCGAGCTGCAAGATGGCCGTCTGCGCCAATCGGAAGAGCAGGCCAAGCAGGGGCTGCTTTCGCTGAACGAGGCCGTCAAGCGTTTCGAGGCCTTCAGCAAAGTAGTGAAGACGCCTGATGTGCAGGAAAAGGTGGCACCAATGGAGGCCGCCTTCAAGATTTATGTTGAAGCCCTGCGCAGGGCGCATGACGCTGTCGAGCGCCAATCCATCCCGGATTTCACGCAAATCATCAAAGTCTCGAGTGCGCAGAATGCCGAGTTCAACACTACGATGCAGGCATACTTGACCTATATCGATGCGGTAACCGATGTGTATGTGGATGAAGCCCAAGCAGCTTATGACCAGTCCAAGATCGTTGCTCTGTTGATGAGCGCCTTGGCCGTCTTGTTGGTGGTGGGCGGCGGGGTATTTCTTTCGCGCAGCGTGTTGCGCCCCTTGAAAGAGGCAGGCGCGCACTTTGACAAGATTGCGACGGGGGATCTGACGTTACGGGTGGAGGCGCGCAGCGATAACGAGATTGGTCAGTTGTTCGCGGCGCTCAAGCGCATGCAGGAGAGCCTGACGCGCACGGTGTCGACGGTGCGCCGAGGGGTGGACGAGATCAACGTCGGCGCGAGCGAGATATCGGCGGGCAACACGGATTTGTCGAGCCGCACGGAAGAGCAGGCGGCGTCGTTGGAAGAGACGGCGGCGTCGATGGAAGAGTTGGCTTCGACGGTCAAGCAGAACGCGGACAATGCGCGTCAGGCGAATCAACTGGCGGCGAGCGCGTCGGATGTGGCCGAGCGTGGTGGTTCGGCGGTGTCGGAGGTGGTGCAGACGATGCAGGGGATATCGGCGAGTTCGCGCAAGATATCCGAGATTGTGTCGGTGATTGACGGGATTGCTTTCCAGACGAATATTTTGGCCTTGAATGCGGCGGTGGAAGCGGCGCGCGCGGGCGAGCAGGGCAAGGGTTTCGCGGTGGTGGCGGGTGAAGTGCGCTCGCTAGCGCAACGCAGCGCCCAGGCGGCCAAGGAGATCAAGGGCTTGATCGAGGATTCTGTTGGTAAGGTGACGGCGGGTTCGCAGCAGGTGGAGCGAGCGGGCGCGACGATGCAGGAGATTGTGGCGTCGGTCAAGCGAGTGACGGACATCATGGGCGAGATCTCGGCGGCCTCGGACGAGCAGTCCAGCGGTATCGAGCAGGTCAACCGTGCGGTGACGCAGATGGACGAGGTGACGCAGCAGAATGCGGCGCTGGTCGAAGAGTCGGCGGCGGCGGCGGTCTCGCTGCAAGAGCAGGCTCAGCGTTTGGCCGAAGCGGTCGCCGTGTTCAAGGTTAATGCGGGCGAGGTCATCGACATGCCCGCGCGCCAAATCGCGCGCCAAAACCCGGCGCCGCGCGTGCAGGCTCCCGAAGCGCCAGCAGCCGAGAGTGCAGCGGCCCCGCGCCTGCGCGCGGTGGCCAAACCGGCTGCCGAAGGCGCTAGCGCACGCCGTGCTGCTCGCCGAACTGCCCCGCTCAGTCCCGCTGCAAGCAGCCCGGCGAGCGGTCAAAACACAGAACAGGTTCGGCCCGGGCCGGCACGCAAGCCGGCGGATGATGATTGGGAGTCTTTCTGA